A window of Malania oleifera isolate guangnan ecotype guangnan chromosome 5, ASM2987363v1, whole genome shotgun sequence contains these coding sequences:
- the LOC131155235 gene encoding adenylate isopentenyltransferase 5, chloroplastic-like has protein sequence MEINKEMCRKMKVVFVMGATGTGKSRLSIDLATRFAAEIINSDKIQVYKGLDVVTNKVSEQERQGVPHHLLGDVDPDSDFTAHDFCLRALSAMDAITSSGRIPIIVGGSNNYIEALVESPEYKFKAKYQPCFIWLDVSVPVLHAHVSKRVDQMVSAGLLEEVREVFVPGADNSKGVRRAIGVPELDPYLHAESTTAGTEEDKKRREALLWSGIEAIKANTCELACSQIWKIQRLRKELGWAMHRIDATQVFEKSGKEVDEVWAKAVREPSLEIVGDFLAKEEENHNDAALLTNKAN, from the coding sequence ATGGAAATCAACAAGGAGATGTGCCGCAAGATGAAAGTCGTGTTCGTCATGGGAGCAACCGGAACCGGAAAATCTCGCCTCTCCATCGATCTGGCCACCCGTTTTGCGGCCGAGATCATCAACTCCGACAAAATCCAAGTGTACAAGGGACTGGACGTCGTCACCAACAAGGTCAGCGAGCAGGAACGCCAAGGCGTGCCCCACCACTTGCTCGGCGACGTCGATCCCGACTCCGACTTCACCGCTCACGACTTCTGCCTCCGCGCGCTGTCCGCCATGGACGCCATCACAAGCTCTGGCCGGATTCCCATCATCGTGGGTGGGTCCAACAACTACATCGAGGCGCTAGTGGAGAGTCCAGAGTACAAGTTCAAGGCCAAGTACCAACCCTGCTTCATATGGTTGGACGTCTCGGTGCCGGTTCTTCACGCCCACGTTTCGAAACGGGTCGACCAGATGGTGTCGGCGGGGCTGCTGGAGGAGGTTCGTGAAGTATTTGTCCCGGGAGCTGATAACAGCAAGGGCGTTCGCCGCGCCATCGGGGTGCCGGAGCTGGACCCGTACTTGCACGCTGAGAGTACTACTGCCGGCACCGAGGAAGATAAGAAGAGAAGGGAGGCTCTTCTGTGGTCGGGCATTGAAGCCATTAAGGCAAACACCTGTGAACTGGCGTGCAGCCAGATCTGGAAGATCCAGCGGCTGAGGAAGGAGCTCGGATGGGCGATGCATCGGATCGATGCGACGCAGGTGTTCGAGAAATCGGGGAAGGAGGTGGACGAGGTGTGGGCAAAGGCGGTGAGGGAACCGAGCTTGGAAATAGTGGGTGACTTTTTGGCTAAGGAAGAAGAGAACCATAACGACGCTGCATTGTTGACGAACAAAGCAAATTGA